The following proteins are encoded in a genomic region of Fusarium keratoplasticum isolate Fu6.1 chromosome 9, whole genome shotgun sequence:
- a CDS encoding DUF3669 domain-containing protein: MHLNHAVELGLGVAEIASGMATALAVMHWGARTNARDVEFALGSVTEPLPSMSAAEIAALPPNTWTGPPSDDLEDFHHRKTVLWLFDFNQVRAITMDAEGIAQAVEAFSINDPYYPRPLQESPVAQGLWDQFVQVYLDTAGRVLTGEREILDLPNQFVQGVVRMEKEKQDKRKAMEG; this comes from the coding sequence ATGCACCTAAACCATGCCGTCGAGCTCGGTCTCGGGGTGGCGGAGATCGCCTCGGGAATGGCGACTGCCCTTGCGGTGATGCACTGGGGGGCGAGGACGAATGCGAGGGATGTGGAATTCGCCCTCGGGAGCGTCACGGAACCTCTGCCAAGTATGAGCGCCGCAGAGATCGCTGCCCTGCCCCCAAATACCTGGACCGGGCCCCCTAGCGATGACCTGGAAGACTTCCATCATCGAAAGACTGTTCTTTGGCTCTTTGACTTTAACCAGGTCAgggccatcaccatggacgCCGAGGGCATCGCCCAGGCAGTTGAGGCCTTCAGCATCAACGACCCATACTACCCAAGGCCACTGCAAGAGTCCCCAGTCGCCCAGGGTCTGTGGGACCAATTTGTTCAAGTCTACCTAGACACAGCTGGGAGAGTCTTGACGGGTGAACGAGAGATCTTGGATCTCCCGAACCAGTTTGTTCAGGgggtggtgaggatggagaaggagaagcaggaCAAGAGGAAGGCTATGGAGGGTTAA
- a CDS encoding H/ACA ribonucleoprotein complex subunit CBF5, giving the protein MSKEVAVVKKGSEEDEYTIKPQATTPALDTSSWPLLLKNYDKLLVRTGHFTPIPNGCSPLKRDLKQYISSGVINLDKPSNPSSHEVVAWVKRILRCEKTGHSGTLDPKVTGCLIVCVDRATRLVKSQQGAGKEYVAVIRLHDKLPGGQAQFARALETLTGALFQRPPLISAVKRQLRIRTIHESKLIEFDNDRHLGVFWVSCEAGTYIRTLCVHLGLLLGVGGHMQELRRVRSGAMDETKGLVTLHDVLDAQWQMDNTRDESYLRKVISPLETLLTSYKRLVVKDSAVNAVCYGAKLMLPGLLRYEAAIEHHEEVVLMTTKGEAIALGIAQMSTVEMSTCDHGVVAKVKRCIMERDLYPRRWGLGPVALEKKKLKADGKLDKFGRPNDATPAKWTSEYKDFSGNDTSAAAAAAAPATPAKESEDTPMAEAAPSSPAAEDSKDKKRKKHEGETAEEKAERKRRKAEKKAAKAAKKAAKGEAMDDDSD; this is encoded by the exons ATGTCCAAGGAAGTCGCGGTCGTGAAGAAGGggtcggaggaggatgagtaCACCATCAAGCCCCAGGCCACCACGCCTGCTCTTGACACGAGCTCGTGGCCGCTCCTGCTCAAGAACTACGACAAGC TCCTCGTGCGAACTGGTCACTTCACCCCGATCCCCAATGGCTGCTCGCCTCTGAAGCGCGACCTCAAGCAGTACATCAGCTCTGGtgtcatcaacctcgacaagccTTCTAACCCTTCCTCTCACGAGGTTGTCGCTTGGGTCAAGCGCATTCTCCG ATGTGAAAAGACTGGTCACAGTGGTACTCTCGATCCCAAGGTCACGGGCTGCCTGATTGTCTGCGTTGACCGCGCCACCCGTCTCGTCAAGTCCCAACAAGGTGCTGGAAAGGAGTACGTGGCTGTCATCCGCCTCCACGACAAGCTGCCCGGTGGCCAGGCTCAGTTCGCCCGCGCTCTCGAGACTCTCACCGGTGCGCTGTTCCAGCGTCCCCCCTTGATCTCTGCCGTCAAGCGTCAGCTCCGTATCCGAACCATCCACGAGAGCAAGCTCATCGAGTTCGACAATGACCGACACCTGGGTGTCTTCTGGGTCAGCTGCGAGGCCGGTACCTATATCCGAACCCTCTGCGTTCACCTGGGTCTTCTTCTCGGTGTCGGCGGCCACATGCAGGAGCTTCGACGTGTTCGCAGTGGTGCCATGgacgagaccaagggccTGGTCACCCTCCACGACGTTCTCGATGCTCAGTGGCAGATGGACAACACCCGCGATGAGTCGTACCTGCGCAAGGTCATCTCGCCTCTTGAGACTCTCCTGACCTCCTACAAGCGTCTGGTCGTCAAGGACAGCGCCGTCAACGCTGTGTGCTACGGTGCCAAGCTGATGCTTCCCGGTCTCCTGCGATACG AGGCTGCCATTGAGCACCACGAGGAGGTCGTCCTCATGACCACCAAGGGTGAGGCCATTGCTCTGGGTATTGCTCAGATGTCCACTGTCGAGATGTCGACCTGCGATCACGGTGTCgttgccaaggtcaagcgaTGCATCATGGAGCGCGACCTGTACCCCCGCCGATGGGGTCTCGGCCCtgttgcccttgagaagaagaagctcaaggccgacggcAAGCTCGACAAGTTCGGCCGCCCCAACGATGCCACTCCCGCCAAGTGGACTTCTGAGTACAAGGACTTCAGCGGCAACGACacctctgctgctgccgccgccgccgctcctGCTACTCCCGCCAAGGAGAGCGAGGATACCCCCATGGCTGAGGCCGCTCCCTCGTcgcctgctgctgaggacAGCAAGGAtaagaagcgcaagaagcaCGAGGGTGAGACGgcagaggagaaggctgAGCGGAAACGACGAaaggcggagaagaaggcggccaaggctgctaagaaggctgccaagggcgAGGCGATGGATGATGACAGCGATTAA
- a CDS encoding CN hydrolase domain-containing protein: protein MRIGCLQFAPQVGDVDNNLNRADAVLSRANPEGLDLLVLPELAFSGYNFKSLQDITPFLEPSGSGITSLWARTIALKYNCTVTVGYPEKVDVSPKWPTGPEYYNSLIVVNGEGETIANYRKSFLYYTDETWALEGKGFYDGFIPGLGRTSIGICMDINPYKFEAPWHAFEFAFHVLEVESNLVIISMAWMTREEPRLFTRMPNEPDMETLTYWVTRLEPLIRSDNDDEIIVVFCNRSGNEDEAMYAGTSAVIGIHEGEVKVYGLLGRGEKELLVVDTSNSPYAKLVYRPDAGGSGMEAPGKLKRTDNANRDNNSKSNDNNQPSSSGSKEPSGEGEDAGNSATSPQDSIKTLQRRASSSTRCTLPKEEEKMPPKKRHIPSSITIPSAVPDLVNTTSARSPSSASINIPTPSAPSPTPMAVRPRLIIPESPPILPHQYPPDHPMSAASLKSEKSERSVRSIRPRLIIPESPPILPYQYPADVPISAASLRSERSVRSLNSNFSDASGTTVRSNPRPPEESTPYPDSANPLSGYPSNAFQSERRIYDGHMTVTGPDDGVTPSFNFDDMSPTSPRRFWRPSDTPLRSPLSAAWTPGTAIGRKPEPFPWPEIIKNDTPTLAAKTAKETNNKALSPNELKTATPHYAHSNASSNRTNRTAISEFSELSKGVKKSSSKPDDSFDRPSSPKSRNASRSGMRDRAEPTLEVGEISTTITQHLEGISRRAESMSRLRSRSANRTPMNDRSHASKSRNGSRSRPDSAKNNRKEHQMIPVAVSPSILWDEAQHPPQSSSRPGYHSRSQSFNNINAVLHSANGDRSRTPVATHSSQQTKRRTSRGRASEPKVAPTNAMYGPVAVPAERASSSDSTRNQVLHSRTRTKDRNSRTRKSSSGRHGRTPSQTAMSPEMAAEFERVEAILSPSCPVHGRSSSSAARHSDYGAPANNLQLPTKLSPTSPSGKSDSAAFAARVERLQLADLGENIESYYLMGTGIITGGKPAAEKTLQVSTKTDTPAASDAGSLAGTLQTLSTPGRSPETPASYFNPSTPKAMVLKTDDSDVDYFPNGHLNGVAQADPVRVS, encoded by the exons ATGAGGATTGGGTGTCTGCAGTTTGCGCCCCAGGTGGGAGACGTCGATAACAACCTGAACCGCGCCGATGCCGTCTTGTCGCGCGCGAACCCCGAAGGCTtggatcttcttgtcctccccGAGCTGGCTTTCTCTG GGTACAACTTCAAGTCATTACAAGACATCACACCGTTTCTCGAACCCTCCGGCTCCGGCATCACCTCTCTCTGGGCTAGGACCATCGCGCTCAAGTACAACTGCACCGTCACCGTTGGGTACCCGGAAAAGGTCGACGTCTCGCCTAAGTGGCCCACCGGCCCCGAGTACTACAACTCGCTGATCGTCGTCAacggagagggagagaccATTGCCAACTACCGAAAGTCGTTTCTGTATTACACCGATGAGACGTGGGCGCTAGAAGGGAAGGGGTTCTACGATGGCTTCATTCCTGGGCTCGGACGCACTAGCATCGGTATCT GCATGGATATCAA CCCGTATAAATTCGAGGCACCATGGCATGCATTTGAATTCGCCTTCCATGTCCTGGAAGTGGAGTCCAACCtggtcatcatctccatggctTGGATGACCCGAGAAGAACCTCGCCTGTTTACTCGCATGCCAAACGAACCCGACATGGAAACTTTGACCTACTGGGTAACTCGACTGGAACCTCTTATTCGCTCTGACAACGATGACGAGATTATTGTTGTCTTTTGCAACCGTTCCGGcaacgaggacgaggctATGTATGCCGGCACTAGTGCGGTTATCGGCATTCACGAGGGCGAGGTCAAGGTTTACGGTCTCCTGGGCCGAGGAGAAAAAGAGCTGTTGGTTGTGGACACGAGTAACTCACCGTACGCGAAACTCGTCTATCGTCCAGATGCTGGTGGTTCGGGTATGGAGGCACCTGGAAAGTTGAAGCGAACCGACAACGCCAACCGCGACAACAACTCCAAATCCAACGACAACAACCAGCCTTCGTCTTCCGGCAGTAAAGAACCAAGCGGAGAGGGGGAGGACGCGGGAAACAGCGCGACTAGCCCGCAGGACTCGATTAAGACGCTCCAGCGCCGagcatcctcatcgacacGGTGCACGCTCCCtaaggaggaagagaagatgcCACCGAAGAAGCGCCATATCCCTTCGTCCATCACGATTCCTTCTGCTGTCCCCGACCTGGTCAACACCACCTCTGCTCGCTCCCCATCATCGGCCTCTATCAATATTCCTACGCCGTCTGCGCCAAGTCCAACTCCCATGGCCGTTCGCCCTCGACTTATCATTCCCGAATCACCTCCGATTCTTCCTCACCAATACCCGCCGGATCATCCTATGAGCGCCGCCTCACTCAAGTCTGAGAAGTCTGAGAGATCTGTTAGGTCTATTCGACCTCGGCTTATCATTCCTGAATCGCCCCCTATTCTCCCCTACCAGTATCCGGCGGATGTTCCCATCAGCGCTGCTTCACTAAGATCAGAAAGATCAGTTCGATCTTTGAACTCTAACTTCTCGGATGCATCTGGAACTACTGTGCGAAGCAACCCACGACCGCCAGAGGAGAGCACGCCTTATCCCGATAGCGCAAACCCCCTGAGCGGTTACCCGTCAAATGCGTTCCAGtcggagaggaggatataTGACGGCCATATGACGGTAACCGGGCCAGATGATGGGGTTACGCCTTCTTTCAACTTTGATGACATGTCTCCTACATCGCCCCGTCGATTCTGGAGGCCATCAGATACTCCTCTCCGATCACCACTTTCAGCCGCATGGACGCCTGGTACCGCGATTGGCAGGAAACCAGAACCTTTCCCCTGGCCAGAGATTATCAAAAACGATACCCCCACTCTGGCTGCCAAGACGGCCAAAGaaaccaacaacaaggctctTAGTCCCAACGAGCTGAAAACTGCTACCCCACACTATGCGCACTCCAACGCCTCCTCGAACCGAACCAACAGGACGGCCATCTCGGAATTTTCCGAGTTGTCTAAGGGTGTGAAGAAGTCGAGTTCCAAGCCGGACGACAGCTTTGATAGGCCGTCATCCCCTAAATCACGAAATGCCAGCAGATCGGGGATGAGGGATAGAGCTGAACCGACTCTTGAAGTTGGCGAGATTAGCACAACTATTACGCAGCACCTGGAGGGCATCTCTCGACGCGCAGAATCGATGAGCAGACTTCGATCACGGTCTGCTAACCGCACTCCTATGAATGATCGGTCTCACGCTTCAAAGTCGAGAAACGGCAGTAGGAGTCGTCCTGATTCTGCTAAGAACAACCGAAAAGAGCATCAGATGATTCCCGTTGCCGTAAGTCCGAGCATTCTCTGGGATGAGGCTCAGCACCCACCTCAGTCTTCCTCGCGACCAGGTTACCACTCGCGGAGCCAGTCTTTTAACAACATCAACGCTGTCCTTCACTCTGCCAATGGCGACCGATCCCGAACACCAGTCGCCACCCACTCGTCTCAGCAAACCAAACGCAGGACaagtcgaggccgagcttcGGAGCCCAAGGTCGCTCCAACTAACGCCATGTATGGCCCAGTCGCTGTACCTGCCGAACGTGCCTCGTCAAGTGATTCGACTCGCAACCAAGTGTTGCATAGCAGAACTCGCACGAAAGATCGAAACTCTCGAACCAGAAAGAGCTCGTCTGGTCGACATGGACGAACGCCGTCCCAAACCGCCATGTCCCCTGAGATGGCCGCCGAGTTCGAGCGAGTTGAAGCTATCCTTTCCCCAAGTTGCCCTGTTCATGGGCGCTCATCTTCAAGTGCTGCCCGGCATAGTGACTACGGCGCTCCCGCGAATAATCTCCAGCTACCTACAAAGCTCTCTCCAACATCGCCTTCAGGCAAGTCAGACTCTGCTGCCTTTGCCGCCCGAGTCGAGCGTTTGCAACTCGCCGACTTGGGAGAGAACATCGAGAGCTATTATCTGATGGGAACCGGCATCATCACTGGGGGAAAGCCTGCCGCCGAGAAGACTCTTCAGGTATCTACGAAGACTGATACACCAGCGGCTAGCGATGCAGGCTCCCTTGCTGGGACGCTGCAGACGCTTTCGACTCCAGGCCGATCACCTGAGACGCCTGCTTCTTATTTTAACCCTAGCACACCCAAGGCCATGGTCCTAAAGACCGATGACTCGGATGTGGACTATTTCCCCAACGGGCACTTGAACGGCGTTGCCCAAGCAGACCCTGTCAGAGTCTCATGA